From the Zavarzinia compransoris genome, the window CCTCGTCCTCGCCGTCCCAGACGAAATCGCCCCCCGGCGGCGGCTCTCCAGCGGCTGCCAGCACATCTTCACGAGTCTTCTTGCGCGAGCCAGTCATGGTAAGCCCTCCTCTCTTCGGCGCTGGCGGCGCGAAAGCTGATGATGCGCGCCGCTTCCTCGCCGGGGATGTGAACGAGCGTCAGCACGCGCAGCCGCTCGAAGGCATAGGCGATGGACTGGACACGCTCCTCGCCATTGCGGGTGATGGTAATGTCCAGCCGGAAATCGCTTTCGAGCACCCACGCCGCATCGGCAAAGTCGAGGCCATGCTTGGCGAGATTCTTCGCTCGCTTGGCTTCATCCCATGTCAGGCGCGGGGTGCTCATGGGGTAGATTGTGCCCACAAATTGCTGAGCGCTCAACATTATTGTATGTACAAAATAATCCGGCGCTGCGGCTATACCGCTTTGCGCCCTGCTCCGGTTCGGGGTGAGAGCCGCTTCGAGGATCGCGGTGCTGAAAGCGCCGCAGGCTTGCCTGTTCGGCGCTTTTGCCGTTCCCATGGTCGGGAGCAGCGGGGGGGGGGGCCAGTTTCACCGAGGAATTGCGCCGCCGCCTGATCGCCGGCGAACTGGCCCAGGCCGATTGAGTATCAGCTGCCGTAGCTCTGCACGAGGCTGGCCACCGTCAGGTTCCAGCCGTCGACCAGGACGAAGAAGATCAGCTTGAACGGCAGCGAGATGATCACCGGCGGCAGCATCATCATGCCCATGCCCATCAGGATCGAGGCGACCACCATGTCGATCACCAGGAAGGGCACGAACAGCAGGAAGCCGATCTCGAAGGCGCGGCGCAGTTCCGAGATCATGAAGGCCGGCACCAGGGTGGTCAGGGGTACTGCTTCCGGCGTTTCCGGGCGCGGCCCGTCCGCCATGTCGATGAAGAGGGCGAGGTCGTTCTCGCGCGTGTGGCGCAGCATGAAGGTCCGGAACGGCGCGGCGGTCGCGTCGAAGGCGGCGCGCTCGTCCAGCTGGCCCTGGATGTAGGGATTGATGCCGTCGGTCCAGGCCCGGTCGAAGGTCGGCGCCATGATGAAGGCGGTCAGGAACAGGGCGAGCCCGATCAGAATGGTGTTCGGCGGCGTCTGCTGCGCGCCGATCGCCGTCCGCAGCAGCGACAATACGATCACCAGCCGCCCGAAACAGGTGACGACCACCAGCAGCGACGGCGCCAGGGTGAGCACGGTGACAAGCACGATCATCTGCACGATGGTCGTGGTCATGCCGCCCTCGGCCCCGAAATCGAGGCTGATCGACTGGGCGGCGGCGATGCCGGTGCCCAGCGCCAGCACGCATGCGGCAAGACAGGCGGCAAGGCCGAGGCGGGGCAGGGGGCGGGTCATGCGTCGGCCTGTTCTGTTTCTGTCGCGGGCGGGGCGGCGGGCGGGGCGGCGGCGTCGATGCCCGGCTCGACGACGATGTCGCCGGACGGGCTGAGCAGCAGGAGATGTTCCCGCCCGTCCCGGCGGACGAGGACGAGGCGGCGCCGGGGATCGAGGGCCAGGGTCTCGCTGACCGCAAGGCGCTTGCCCTGGCGTTGCAGGCCGGCGCCGCCGAACCGGCGCAGCACCGCCCCGAACACCAGGATCAGCAGGATGACGAGGCCGAGGGCAAAGGCCGCGCGCAGCAGGTCGGGCCACATCAGCGCGTGCCCTCGTCGGGGTTCGGCGCCTTATGCGCCTCGCGCAGGCGGTTGTTGGCGAGATAGACCTGGGCCAGGATTTCGGCCACCGCGGCGAAGGCTTCGAGCGGGATGGCCTCGTCGAGATCGACCCGTTCCAGGATCTCGACCAGATCGGCGTCCTCGCGCACCTTGACGCCATGGGCAAGGGCCAGTTCCACGATCCGTTCCGCCACCTCGCCGCCGCCCCGCGCCACCACGCGCGGCGCCTTGTCCGCGCCCCTTGTATAGTTCAGGGCGACGGCCTTGGCCCGGCGCGGGGGAGGGGAAGGGCGGGGAGAATCCGGGTCGGTCATGGCGCGATTGTCGCCCAACAGGGTTAACGAAGACTTTTGCAACGATCTAACGCTGGCGTTTACCGCCTGTTAAGCGCAATGGTTACAGCATGCGACAGGACGCGAGCGAGGCAAAGGCGTAAGTCCCGATGGATCTGGACCGCATTCCGCTGATCGGCATGCTGGTGCGCAGGATGGAATTCCTGGGCGCCCGCCAGCGCGTCATCGCGCAGAATGTCGCCA encodes:
- a CDS encoding BrnT family toxin, which gives rise to MSTPRLTWDEAKRAKNLAKHGLDFADAAWVLESDFRLDITITRNGEERVQSIAYAFERLRVLTLVHIPGEEAARIISFRAASAEERRAYHDWLAQEDS
- the fliP gene encoding flagellar type III secretion system pore protein FliP (The bacterial flagellar biogenesis protein FliP forms a type III secretion system (T3SS)-type pore required for flagellar assembly.), which encodes MTRPLPRLGLAACLAACVLALGTGIAAAQSISLDFGAEGGMTTTIVQMIVLVTVLTLAPSLLVVVTCFGRLVIVLSLLRTAIGAQQTPPNTILIGLALFLTAFIMAPTFDRAWTDGINPYIQGQLDERAAFDATAAPFRTFMLRHTRENDLALFIDMADGPRPETPEAVPLTTLVPAFMISELRRAFEIGFLLFVPFLVIDMVVASILMGMGMMMLPPVIISLPFKLIFFVLVDGWNLTVASLVQSYGS
- a CDS encoding flagellar biosynthetic protein FliO; amino-acid sequence: MWPDLLRAAFALGLVILLILVFGAVLRRFGGAGLQRQGKRLAVSETLALDPRRRLVLVRRDGREHLLLLSPSGDIVVEPGIDAAAPPAAPPATETEQADA
- a CDS encoding EscU/YscU/HrcU family type III secretion system export apparatus switch protein, with protein sequence MTDPDSPRPSPPPRRAKAVALNYTRGADKAPRVVARGGGEVAERIVELALAHGVKVREDADLVEILERVDLDEAIPLEAFAAVAEILAQVYLANNRLREAHKAPNPDEGTR